In Saccharothrix syringae, the following are encoded in one genomic region:
- a CDS encoding sensor histidine kinase translates to MLRRLLVLLVPLLVALVAALGVPLGFAVAQRESQETYLDRLADAGRFASLAENALASDRLTALREELVRYDELYGIAAALVGTDHDVVAASRQEFDLDDPEVAAGLKTAFSGYRGEPDQFIWPWERVDLVVVEPVGRDSEVVAAVVTVSPTGSLRSAILRQWGVLALIGLVPLLAVVAGAWPMSRWVLRPVRRLDEVTAAVAGGELDARVDEVGGPPELRRLAASFNAMVDVVGRALRRQRAFVADASHQLRNPLASLRLAVDNVAPHVTDEAGREAQRIAAEEAEEMGRVLDALLAATRLDSASAAEPVDVDGLLTTRVPGWRALAGGIALDLDVPPALRVLAPPGGLGSVLDELVGNAVRLSGATRVRLWAERTGDHVELHVTDNGTGLTPDERTAALSRFWRAPRHQNVPGTGLGLSICAELVESAGGELLLRPADPHGLDAVVRLAPADHEP, encoded by the coding sequence GTGCTGCGCCGCCTGCTGGTCCTGCTCGTCCCGCTGCTGGTGGCCCTGGTCGCCGCGCTGGGCGTGCCGCTGGGGTTCGCCGTCGCGCAGCGGGAGAGCCAGGAGACCTACCTCGACCGCCTGGCCGACGCGGGCCGCTTCGCCTCGCTGGCCGAGAACGCCCTGGCCTCGGACCGCCTGACCGCGCTGCGCGAGGAGCTGGTCCGCTACGACGAGCTTTACGGCATAGCCGCCGCCCTGGTCGGCACCGACCACGACGTCGTCGCGGCGTCCCGGCAGGAGTTCGACCTGGACGACCCGGAGGTGGCCGCCGGCCTGAAGACCGCCTTCAGCGGCTACCGGGGCGAGCCGGACCAGTTCATCTGGCCGTGGGAGCGGGTGGACCTGGTCGTGGTCGAACCGGTCGGCCGGGACAGCGAGGTCGTGGCCGCCGTGGTGACCGTCTCGCCCACCGGGTCGCTGCGCTCGGCGATCCTGCGCCAGTGGGGCGTGCTGGCCCTGATCGGCCTGGTCCCGCTGCTGGCGGTGGTGGCGGGCGCCTGGCCGATGTCGCGGTGGGTGCTGCGCCCGGTCCGCCGCCTGGACGAGGTCACCGCCGCGGTGGCGGGCGGCGAGCTGGACGCGCGGGTCGACGAGGTCGGCGGCCCGCCGGAGCTGCGCCGCCTGGCCGCGAGCTTCAACGCCATGGTCGACGTCGTCGGCCGGGCCCTGCGCCGCCAGCGCGCGTTCGTCGCCGACGCCTCCCACCAGCTGCGCAACCCCCTGGCCAGCCTCCGCCTGGCGGTCGACAACGTCGCGCCGCACGTGACCGACGAGGCGGGCCGCGAGGCCCAGCGCATCGCCGCCGAGGAGGCCGAGGAGATGGGCCGCGTCCTGGACGCCCTGCTGGCCGCCACCCGCCTGGACAGCGCCTCGGCCGCCGAACCGGTCGACGTCGACGGCCTGCTGACCACGCGCGTCCCCGGCTGGCGCGCCCTGGCCGGCGGGATCGCCCTGGACCTCGACGTCCCGCCGGCCCTGAGGGTCCTGGCCCCGCCCGGCGGGCTGGGCAGCGTGCTGGACGAACTGGTCGGCAACGCCGTCCGCCTGTCCGGTGCCACGCGCGTCAGGCTGTGGGCCGAGCGCACCGGCGACCACGTGGAACTGCACGTCACCGACAACGGCACCGGCCTGACCCCGGACGAGCGGACCGCCGCCCTCAGCCGCTTCTGGCGGGCGCCGAGGCACCAGAACGTCCCCGGCACGGGCCTGGGCCTGTCCATCTGCGCCGAACTGGTCGAGTCGGCGGGCGGCGAACTCCTGCTGCGCCCGGCCGACCCGCACGGCCTGGACGCCGTGGTCAGGCTCGCGCCCGCCGACCACGAGCCGTAG
- a CDS encoding AMIN-like domain-containing (lipo)protein has protein sequence MVRKVAALLAAVVAAVLVAPATASAAVCETGWGTGPKSAWPTSRGALVDVRAGQHECYDRLVFDFTGVNDGYSVSYVPEVVHEGSGKPVPLRGAGKLQITVDSPAYDEAGNPTYVPANRAELVDVTGYRTFRQVAWAGSFEGQTSVGLGVREVLPFRVFALTGRVVVDVAHTA, from the coding sequence ATGGTGCGCAAGGTTGCGGCTTTACTGGCGGCGGTCGTGGCGGCGGTGCTGGTCGCGCCTGCGACGGCGTCGGCCGCGGTGTGCGAGACCGGGTGGGGAACCGGTCCGAAGTCGGCCTGGCCGACGAGCAGGGGTGCGCTGGTCGACGTCCGGGCGGGTCAGCACGAGTGCTACGACCGGCTGGTGTTCGACTTCACCGGGGTGAACGACGGTTACTCGGTGTCGTACGTGCCCGAGGTCGTGCACGAGGGCTCGGGCAAGCCGGTGCCGCTGCGCGGTGCCGGGAAGTTGCAGATCACCGTCGACTCGCCCGCGTACGACGAGGCGGGCAACCCGACCTACGTGCCGGCCAACCGGGCCGAGCTGGTCGACGTGACCGGGTACCGGACGTTCCGGCAGGTGGCCTGGGCCGGGTCGTTCGAGGGCCAGACTTCGGTGGGGTTGGGCGTGCGCGAGGTGCTGCCGTTCCGCGTGTTCGCGCTGACCGGCCGCGTCGTGGTGGACGTCGCGCACACCGCGTGA
- the lgt gene encoding prolipoprotein diacylglyceryl transferase, translated as MTTYLATIPSPDQGVWHLGPIPLRAYALCIILGIIVAIWWGERRWVARGGLKGEVTDIAVFAVPFGLVGGRLYHVATDYHKYFGEGRNPLDALAIWNGGLGIWGAIALGGVGAWIGCRRKGIPLPAMADALAPGIVTAQAIGRLGNYFNQELYGGPTTLPWGLEIYERVDPATGFKDDLGGVALDHTPLEIVHPTFLYELLWNLGVALLIVWLDRRFRLGHGRVFALYVAGYTAGRFWIELMRTDPATEVFGVRINVFTSVLVFLGAVVYFLLAARKGEREVIVRPQPDARPDQDPEPSEATGSAEPGTGGAHPAEAERSEVTTVPEAKPDAADPGAKPADPGDQPSR; from the coding sequence GTGACGACTTACCTGGCGACGATCCCGAGCCCGGACCAGGGCGTGTGGCACCTGGGACCGATCCCGCTCCGCGCCTACGCGCTGTGCATCATCCTCGGCATCATCGTGGCGATCTGGTGGGGCGAGCGGCGCTGGGTCGCCCGCGGCGGGCTGAAGGGCGAGGTCACCGACATCGCCGTGTTCGCGGTCCCGTTCGGCCTGGTCGGCGGCCGGCTCTACCACGTGGCGACCGACTACCACAAGTACTTCGGCGAGGGCCGCAACCCGCTGGACGCGCTGGCCATCTGGAACGGCGGCCTGGGCATCTGGGGCGCCATCGCGCTGGGTGGCGTCGGCGCGTGGATCGGCTGCCGCCGCAAGGGCATCCCGCTGCCCGCGATGGCGGACGCCCTGGCGCCGGGCATCGTCACCGCCCAGGCGATCGGCCGGCTCGGCAACTACTTCAACCAGGAGCTCTACGGCGGTCCCACCACCCTGCCGTGGGGCCTGGAGATCTACGAGCGGGTCGACCCGGCCACCGGCTTCAAGGACGACCTGGGCGGCGTGGCGCTGGACCACACCCCGCTGGAGATCGTGCACCCGACGTTCCTCTACGAGCTGCTGTGGAACCTCGGCGTCGCGCTGCTGATCGTGTGGCTGGACCGCAGGTTCCGGCTGGGCCACGGCCGGGTGTTCGCGCTCTACGTCGCGGGCTACACGGCGGGCCGGTTCTGGATCGAGCTGATGCGCACCGACCCGGCCACCGAGGTGTTCGGCGTCCGGATCAACGTGTTCACCTCCGTGCTGGTGTTCCTCGGCGCGGTCGTCTACTTCCTGCTGGCGGCGCGCAAGGGCGAGCGCGAGGTCATCGTGCGCCCCCAGCCGGACGCCCGACCGGACCAGGACCCCGAGCCGTCCGAGGCCACCGGTTCCGCCGAGCCCGGGACGGGCGGTGCCCACCCGGCGGAGGCCGAGCGGAGCGAGGTCACCACCGTGCCCGAGGCCAAGCCCGACGCCGCCGACCCCGGCGCCAAGCCCGCGGACCCCGGCGACCAGCCGAGCCGGTAG
- a CDS encoding response regulator transcription factor produces MRILVVEDDDRVARGLLTALRHAGYEVHRAATAAAALTAQPADVVLLDLGLPDGDGLDVLRELRHRTGTAIITVTARGEERERVLGLRLGADDYVVKPFGTAELLARIEAVLRRTRSARAAEREQVVTLGPLTLDPEGREARVDGVPVPLTRKEFDLLALLVARAGTVVSRDLIVDQVWQAHWEAPSRTLDTHIAALRGKLGDAVRIETIRGVGYRAAAHA; encoded by the coding sequence ATGCGCATCCTCGTCGTCGAAGACGACGACCGGGTGGCGCGTGGTCTGCTCACCGCGCTGCGGCACGCGGGGTACGAGGTCCACCGGGCGGCCACGGCCGCCGCGGCGCTGACCGCCCAACCGGCGGACGTCGTGCTGCTCGACCTGGGCCTGCCCGACGGCGACGGCCTGGACGTGCTGCGCGAGCTGCGCCACCGCACCGGCACGGCGATCATCACCGTCACCGCGCGCGGCGAGGAGCGGGAACGGGTGCTCGGCCTGCGCCTGGGCGCGGACGACTACGTGGTCAAGCCGTTCGGCACCGCCGAGCTGCTGGCGCGCATCGAGGCGGTCCTGCGCCGCACCCGCTCCGCCCGCGCGGCCGAGCGGGAGCAGGTGGTCACGCTGGGTCCGCTGACCCTGGACCCGGAGGGCCGGGAGGCCCGCGTGGACGGCGTGCCGGTGCCGCTGACGCGCAAGGAGTTCGACCTGCTGGCGCTGCTGGTGGCGCGGGCGGGCACGGTGGTCAGCCGCGACCTGATCGTGGACCAGGTGTGGCAGGCGCACTGGGAGGCGCCGTCGCGCACGCTCGACACCCACATCGCGGCCCTGCGCGGCAAGCTCGGCGACGCCGTCCGGATCGAGACGATCCGGGGCGTGGGCTACCGGGCGGCGGCCCACGCCTGA
- a CDS encoding TAXI family TRAP transporter solute-binding subunit, giving the protein MQVSRRSVLLAALAAGVPGCTATDAPAVDELVLATGPDGAVFQEIGRALATALADQLPATRVVARPSNASVENVRLLRQAEVHLGLSSLDPLDGALLSAEDPGGISAVGRLYDSFLQVAVPASSPVRTLADLAGRVVSFGPVESGSEFTASRLLDLLGIRVDARNMGHDEAARRLAAGGIDALLALTGIPTPAITHAQAGVPIRLLDLPDEAVRLAEAYPGPYVPATIPATTYGDLGPVHTFAVPNLLLARTSLDDDLVEVVTRTVFTESERIAAGHPEASRINVRTGIATGQVPLHHGAARWFRANKR; this is encoded by the coding sequence GTGCAGGTGTCCCGGCGCTCGGTGCTGCTCGCCGCCCTCGCGGCGGGGGTGCCCGGCTGCACCGCCACCGACGCGCCGGCCGTCGACGAGCTGGTGCTGGCCACCGGCCCGGACGGCGCGGTGTTCCAGGAGATCGGCCGCGCGCTCGCCACCGCCCTGGCCGACCAGCTGCCCGCCACGCGCGTGGTCGCCCGGCCGAGCAACGCGTCGGTGGAGAACGTCCGGCTGCTGCGCCAGGCCGAGGTCCACCTGGGACTGTCGTCGTTGGACCCCCTCGACGGCGCCCTGCTCAGCGCCGAGGACCCCGGCGGCATCAGCGCCGTCGGCCGGCTCTACGACAGCTTCCTGCAGGTCGCCGTGCCCGCGTCGAGCCCGGTGCGCACCCTGGCCGACCTGGCCGGCCGCGTGGTGTCGTTCGGCCCGGTGGAGTCGGGCTCGGAGTTCACCGCGTCGAGGCTGCTGGACCTGCTGGGCATCCGGGTGGACGCGCGCAACATGGGGCACGACGAGGCGGCGCGCAGGCTGGCCGCGGGCGGGATCGACGCCCTGCTCGCGCTGACCGGCATCCCCACCCCGGCGATCACCCACGCGCAGGCCGGAGTCCCGATCCGCCTGCTCGACCTGCCCGACGAGGCGGTGCGCCTGGCGGAGGCATACCCGGGCCCGTACGTGCCGGCCACCATCCCGGCCACCACTTACGGCGACCTGGGTCCGGTGCACACGTTCGCCGTGCCCAACCTGCTGCTCGCGCGGACGTCGCTGGACGACGACCTGGTCGAGGTGGTCACGCGGACGGTGTTCACCGAGTCCGAGCGCATCGCCGCCGGGCACCCGGAGGCGAGCCGGATCAACGTGCGGACGGGTATCGCGACCGGCCAGGTGCCCCTGCACCACGGCGCGGCGCGGTGGTTCCGGGCGAACAAGCGGTGA